In a single window of the Halalkalicoccus subterraneus genome:
- a CDS encoding amidohydrolase: MSRTIREGMVERRRTFHRYPEPAWREFYTTSLLVDEIEHIGVAEQCSDGLREPNGSRGVDELAVGREAMAPDERMAVPDDEELEKWFDRARAAGAREDVLSACEGGYTGCVAVLDRGEGPSIGLRVDIDGLFIEEASDEGHLPAREGFRSEHEGMMHACGHDAHMTIGIAVLEAVAESDFSGTFTVFFQPAEEDGGGGRPMAEGPYMEGIEYLLCVHVGLDHPTGEVVAGIEKPLAMSHMHVDFTGQSSHAGQAPEKGANAIQAMATAVSEAYGIPRHAEGMTRVNVGRVEAGTTSNVIAEDARISAEVRGETTRLMESMKGRFERVCTSAAEMHGCEADLQVHSESPRADSDPELAALVHGVARGVDGVDNPVETADFGASEDATFLMEAVQDAGGLASYLVVGTDHPDSHHTPHFDVDERSLGIALDVLTGSIEKIAAERP; this comes from the coding sequence ATGTCACGGACGATACGCGAGGGGATGGTCGAGCGCAGACGGACCTTTCACCGGTACCCCGAACCGGCGTGGCGGGAGTTCTACACGACGAGCCTGCTGGTCGACGAGATCGAGCACATAGGGGTCGCCGAGCAGTGCTCGGATGGCTTGCGGGAGCCGAACGGTTCCCGCGGTGTCGACGAACTCGCGGTCGGACGCGAGGCGATGGCCCCCGACGAGCGCATGGCGGTCCCGGACGACGAGGAGTTGGAGAAATGGTTCGATCGGGCGCGGGCGGCTGGCGCCCGCGAGGACGTGCTTTCGGCCTGCGAGGGTGGATATACGGGCTGTGTGGCCGTCCTCGATCGCGGCGAGGGCCCCTCGATCGGGCTTCGGGTCGACATCGACGGGCTGTTCATCGAGGAGGCCTCGGACGAGGGGCACCTCCCCGCACGCGAGGGGTTTCGCTCCGAACACGAGGGGATGATGCACGCCTGCGGGCACGACGCCCACATGACGATCGGGATCGCGGTGCTGGAGGCCGTCGCCGAGAGCGATTTCTCCGGTACTTTCACCGTTTTCTTCCAGCCCGCAGAGGAGGACGGCGGCGGCGGACGGCCGATGGCCGAAGGGCCCTACATGGAGGGTATCGAGTACCTGCTCTGTGTCCACGTCGGCCTCGATCACCCCACCGGCGAGGTCGTCGCGGGGATCGAAAAGCCGCTGGCGATGAGCCACATGCACGTCGATTTCACCGGACAGTCCTCCCATGCGGGACAAGCGCCCGAGAAGGGGGCCAACGCGATCCAAGCCATGGCGACCGCGGTGAGCGAGGCCTACGGGATCCCGCGTCACGCCGAGGGGATGACGCGGGTCAACGTCGGCCGGGTCGAGGCCGGAACGACGAGCAACGTCATCGCCGAGGACGCGCGGATCAGCGCGGAGGTGCGCGGCGAGACCACCCGGCTGATGGAGTCGATGAAGGGGCGCTTCGAGCGGGTCTGTACGTCGGCCGCCGAGATGCACGGCTGTGAGGCCGACCTGCAGGTCCACAGCGAGTCGCCGCGCGCGGACAGCGATCCCGAGCTCGCGGCGCTGGTCCACGGGGTCGCACGCGGGGTCGATGGGGTCGACAATCCGGTCGAAACCGCCGATTTCGGTGCGAGCGAGGACGCGACCTTCCTCATGGAGGCGGTACAGGACGCGGGCGGGCTGGCCTCGTATCTCGTCGTCGGAACCGACCACCCCGACAGCCACCACACCCCGCATTTCGACGTCGACGAGCGTTCGCTGGGGATCGCACTCGACGTGCTCACCGGATCGATCGAGAAAATCGCGGCCGAGCGCCCCTAA
- a CDS encoding D-2-hydroxyacid dehydrogenase encodes MTEDRPDVVVLREGTEGLSTEPYAEELRERLPDREVRRARTPSEERELIENARIATGVRIGEDLLEHAEALELFACAFAGTEHLPIEALRERGVAVTNAGGIHAPGLAEGVLGNMLVFARRLHEGWRRKQNREWRHFQSGELTGSTVTVVGLGSIGKALVQRLAGMEVETIGVRYSPEKGGPTDEVIGFDEEGLHDALARTDYLVIACPLTETTRGLIGEAEFATLPPEAVLINTARGPIVETDALVDAIQTNAIRGAALDVTDPEPLPSEHVLWGFENVMITPHTGGHTPKHWERLAEIVAGNVERLDVSGELENLVLAPE; translated from the coding sequence ATGACTGAGGACCGACCGGACGTGGTGGTGCTGCGCGAGGGGACCGAGGGCCTCTCGACCGAACCGTACGCCGAAGAGCTGCGCGAGCGGCTGCCCGACCGGGAGGTCCGCCGGGCCCGGACGCCGAGCGAGGAGCGCGAGCTGATCGAAAATGCCCGAATCGCAACCGGGGTGCGGATCGGCGAGGATTTACTAGAGCACGCCGAGGCGCTCGAACTGTTCGCGTGTGCCTTCGCGGGCACCGAGCACCTCCCGATCGAGGCGCTGCGCGAGCGGGGCGTGGCGGTGACCAACGCCGGCGGGATCCACGCGCCAGGGCTCGCGGAGGGCGTTCTGGGGAACATGCTCGTCTTCGCCCGGCGGCTCCACGAGGGCTGGCGGCGAAAACAGAACAGGGAGTGGCGCCACTTCCAGTCCGGGGAACTGACCGGCAGCACAGTAACAGTTGTCGGCCTCGGTTCCATTGGGAAGGCGCTCGTCCAGCGATTGGCGGGAATGGAGGTCGAAACTATTGGAGTGCGCTACAGTCCTGAAAAAGGTGGGCCGACCGACGAGGTGATCGGGTTCGACGAGGAAGGTCTCCACGACGCACTCGCGCGCACCGATTACCTCGTGATCGCCTGCCCGCTGACGGAGACGACGAGGGGGCTGATCGGCGAGGCGGAGTTCGCCACCCTACCCCCCGAGGCGGTCCTGATCAACACCGCCCGCGGGCCGATCGTCGAAACCGACGCGCTGGTGGATGCGATCCAGACCAACGCCATTCGTGGGGCGGCACTGGACGTGACCGACCCCGAACCCCTCCCTTCAGAACACGTCCTGTGGGGCTTCGAGAACGTCATGATAACGCCGCATACGGGCGGGCATACTCCGAAACACTGGGAGCGACTGGCGGAGATCGTCGCCGGAAACGTCGAGCGTCTCGACGTTTCCGGCGAGCTCGAGAACCTCGTGCTCGCGCCGGAGTGA
- a CDS encoding FAD-dependent oxidoreductase, producing the protein MVEKYDLVIVGGGISGAALLYTVSKFTDIERVALLEKEDEIATINSHHTNNSQTLHFGDIETNYTREKAEEVNEGAQMLAGYLEDEDPDREIHSKRSKMVLAVGEEEVDELTARYHDEGFSDLYPNLRAIDREEIAEIEPNVVEGRDPDTELLALQTPDGYVVDYGETAKSFVEDASEEEGIDVYTGSEVKRLDETDDGFIVESEAGWFEAEAAVVAAGSHSLQVAKEMGYGKNKSLLPVAGSFFLGDDLLNGKVYTLQMQKLPFAAIHGDADVHDDSITRFGPTAKLVPTLERGELSTVEDFFDVFGLNVDSFLSYGNVLADRVLLPYVLRNLLYDVPEVGKRAFLPHVKKVVPNVELDDIERAKGYGGVRPQIVDTEGKNLDMGEAKITGDGIIFNVTPSPGASTCLKNAMRDTDQLMEFLDGEFEFDERGFREATVGNFPETQAIPADDD; encoded by the coding sequence ATGGTAGAAAAATACGACCTCGTCATCGTCGGCGGAGGAATTAGTGGGGCAGCGCTGCTTTATACCGTCTCGAAGTTCACCGACATCGAGCGGGTAGCGTTACTGGAAAAGGAGGACGAGATCGCGACGATCAACTCCCATCACACGAACAACTCCCAGACGCTGCATTTCGGTGACATCGAGACCAACTACACCCGCGAGAAGGCCGAAGAGGTGAACGAAGGGGCCCAGATGCTCGCGGGCTACCTCGAAGACGAGGACCCCGACCGGGAGATCCACAGCAAGCGAAGCAAGATGGTGCTGGCGGTCGGCGAGGAGGAGGTCGACGAACTCACCGCACGCTATCACGACGAGGGGTTTTCGGACCTGTACCCGAACCTTCGGGCGATCGACCGCGAGGAGATCGCCGAGATCGAACCCAATGTCGTCGAGGGACGGGATCCCGACACCGAACTGCTGGCGCTCCAGACGCCCGACGGCTACGTCGTCGACTACGGCGAGACCGCAAAATCGTTCGTCGAGGACGCAAGCGAGGAGGAGGGGATCGACGTCTACACCGGCAGCGAGGTAAAGCGCCTCGACGAGACCGACGACGGCTTCATCGTCGAGAGCGAGGCGGGCTGGTTCGAGGCCGAGGCCGCCGTCGTCGCGGCGGGTTCACACAGCCTGCAGGTCGCAAAGGAGATGGGTTACGGGAAGAACAAGTCCCTGTTGCCCGTCGCGGGCAGTTTCTTCCTCGGCGACGACCTGCTGAACGGTAAGGTCTACACGCTCCAGATGCAGAAGCTCCCCTTCGCCGCGATCCACGGCGACGCGGACGTCCACGACGATTCAATCACCCGGTTCGGGCCGACGGCCAAGCTCGTGCCGACGCTCGAACGCGGGGAGCTCTCGACGGTCGAGGACTTCTTCGACGTCTTCGGACTGAACGTCGATTCCTTCCTCAGCTACGGCAACGTGCTGGCCGACCGGGTCCTGCTGCCGTACGTGCTCAGGAACCTGCTCTACGATGTCCCCGAAGTCGGTAAACGCGCCTTCCTCCCGCACGTGAAGAAGGTCGTCCCGAACGTCGAACTCGACGACATCGAGCGGGCGAAGGGCTACGGCGGGGTGCGCCCCCAGATCGTCGACACCGAGGGCAAGAACCTCGACATGGGCGAGGCCAAGATCACCGGCGACGGGATCATCTTCAACGTCACCCCCTCGCCGGGCGCCTCGACCTGCCTGAAGAACGCCATGCGCGACACCGATCAGCTGATGGAGTTCCTCGACGGCGAGTTCGAGTTCGACGAACGGGGCTTCCGCGAGGCGACGGTCGGGAACTTTCCCGAGACGCAAGCGATCCCGGCCGACGACGACTGA
- a CDS encoding M24 family metallopeptidase, with the protein MTVQVFERAEYERRLERTKDHMREAGIETLFLTDPANMNYLSGYDGWSFYVHQGLIVSLDHDQPVWVGRDMDKNGAKATVWIDHENLYPYSDDHVQSPVGKHPMDYVAHVIEEMGRGDTHVGVEMDAYYYTAKSHQRLRERLPEATFSDATLLVSWVRVVKSDAEIELIEQATQLSEAAMQAGIDAMGEGVPESTVAAEIYHTLVAGTESFGGDYPAIVPLMPSGEHTGTPHLTWSDEPFEEGDPVIVELAGCRHRYHSPLARTAVVGGVPDEMERVADVVVEGLNAALDTAAPGVTCEEVELAWRESIARHGIEKEDRIGYSMGLGYPPDWGEHTASLRPGDETVLKEDMTFHMIPGIWTDELGVEISESFRVTANGAERFSSFPQKVFSV; encoded by the coding sequence ATTACCGTGCAGGTGTTCGAACGAGCGGAGTACGAACGGCGACTGGAGCGAACGAAAGACCACATGCGCGAGGCGGGAATCGAGACGCTCTTTCTCACCGATCCCGCGAACATGAACTACCTCTCGGGCTACGACGGCTGGTCGTTTTACGTCCATCAGGGGCTGATCGTCTCGCTGGACCACGACCAGCCCGTCTGGGTGGGCCGCGACATGGACAAAAACGGCGCGAAAGCCACCGTCTGGATCGACCACGAGAATCTCTACCCCTACAGCGACGACCACGTCCAGTCGCCCGTAGGCAAACACCCGATGGACTACGTCGCCCACGTCATCGAGGAGATGGGACGGGGCGATACGCATGTCGGCGTCGAGATGGACGCCTACTACTACACCGCCAAATCCCACCAGCGTCTCCGAGAGCGACTCCCGGAGGCGACGTTCTCGGACGCCACCCTGCTCGTGAGCTGGGTGCGCGTGGTGAAATCCGATGCCGAAATCGAGTTGATCGAGCAGGCCACCCAGCTCTCTGAGGCCGCGATGCAGGCCGGGATCGACGCGATGGGCGAGGGCGTTCCCGAGTCCACGGTCGCGGCGGAGATCTACCACACCCTCGTTGCGGGCACCGAGTCCTTCGGCGGCGATTATCCGGCGATCGTCCCGCTGATGCCCTCGGGCGAACACACCGGGACGCCGCATCTGACGTGGTCGGACGAGCCCTTCGAGGAGGGCGACCCCGTGATCGTCGAGCTGGCGGGCTGTCGCCACCGGTATCACTCGCCGCTTGCGCGGACCGCCGTCGTTGGGGGCGTCCCCGACGAGATGGAGCGGGTCGCGGACGTGGTCGTCGAGGGGCTGAACGCGGCGCTCGATACGGCCGCACCGGGTGTGACCTGCGAGGAGGTCGAACTTGCCTGGCGGGAGTCGATCGCGAGACACGGCATCGAGAAGGAGGACCGCATCGGCTACTCGATGGGGCTCGGTTACCCGCCGGACTGGGGCGAGCACACCGCGAGCCTCCGACCGGGCGACGAAACGGTGTTGAAGGAGGACATGACTTTCCACATGATTCCCGGTATCTGGACCGACGAGTTGGGCGTCGAGATCAGCGAGTCGTTCCGGGTGACGGCAAACGGGGCCGAACGCTTCTCCTCGTTCCCCCAGAAGGTGTTCTCGGTCTAA
- a CDS encoding class-III pyridoxal-phosphate-dependent aminotransferase, with protein MDRDNAEPSVRRLPGERTREWIDHHHQYSAPSEHAHEFAWDVSGEAEGPFCTDLDGNVFLDFTCHIGAAPLGYNNPKITDRMAEFDLVDPLKIAGQDFYAGSAGGPEDPEIPGAAQLMERLVGSASQYDMDTVFLSNSGAEAIENAMKIAYANTPERKYGITFLGAFHGRTLGTLSMTRAGDVYTRAYPEIAGTRTVPFCEDRTCDESTCSCGFFAGGRSQLERMLDPERGYMDPAEVAFMVLEPVQGVGGYRFPSDAFMEEVQRVCETHDIHLIVDEIQSGIGRTGEMWAADHYAIEPDVICSAKALRSGATISRSDVFPEEKNRLGSTWGGGDLVAAAQGVFTLDAIEEYDLLENAVERGRQMQELLRDADLEGVTDVRGKGLMLAVEFDSKERRTEVVKAGLQRGLLTLGCGHSTVRLLPPLDVTEREIELGVSLFRDAIESVR; from the coding sequence ATGGATCGTGATAACGCGGAGCCGAGCGTCCGGCGGCTTCCCGGGGAGCGGACGCGCGAGTGGATCGACCATCACCATCAATACTCCGCGCCCAGCGAGCACGCCCACGAGTTCGCCTGGGACGTCTCCGGCGAGGCCGAGGGCCCGTTCTGCACCGACCTCGACGGTAACGTCTTCCTCGATTTCACCTGTCACATCGGTGCCGCGCCGCTCGGCTACAACAACCCGAAGATAACGGATCGAATGGCGGAGTTCGACCTCGTCGACCCGCTGAAGATCGCCGGCCAGGACTTCTACGCCGGGTCGGCGGGCGGTCCCGAGGACCCCGAGATCCCGGGCGCGGCCCAGCTCATGGAGCGTCTCGTCGGGAGCGCCTCGCAGTACGACATGGACACCGTCTTCCTCTCGAACTCGGGCGCGGAGGCCATCGAGAACGCGATGAAGATCGCGTACGCGAACACCCCCGAACGGAAGTACGGAATCACCTTTCTGGGGGCGTTTCACGGCCGAACCCTTGGAACGCTCTCGATGACGCGTGCCGGCGACGTCTACACGCGCGCGTATCCCGAGATCGCCGGCACCCGAACCGTGCCCTTCTGCGAGGACCGCACCTGTGACGAATCGACCTGCTCGTGTGGCTTCTTCGCGGGCGGGCGCTCGCAGCTCGAACGGATGCTCGATCCCGAGCGGGGCTACATGGACCCCGCGGAGGTCGCCTTCATGGTCCTCGAACCGGTCCAGGGCGTCGGCGGCTACCGGTTCCCGAGCGACGCGTTCATGGAAGAGGTCCAGCGGGTCTGTGAGACCCACGACATCCACCTGATCGTCGACGAGATCCAATCGGGGATCGGCCGCACAGGGGAGATGTGGGCCGCGGATCATTACGCCATCGAGCCGGACGTGATCTGCAGCGCGAAGGCGCTTCGTTCGGGCGCGACGATCTCCCGCTCGGACGTCTTCCCCGAGGAGAAGAACCGCCTCGGCTCGACGTGGGGCGGCGGCGACCTCGTCGCGGCGGCCCAAGGGGTGTTCACCCTCGACGCCATCGAGGAGTACGACCTGCTCGAGAACGCCGTCGAGCGCGGCCGGCAGATGCAGGAACTGCTGCGGGATGCCGACCTCGAAGGGGTGACGGACGTCAGGGGAAAGGGCCTGATGCTCGCCGTCGAGTTCGACTCGAAAGAACGCCGTACCGAGGTCGTGAAGGCAGGACTCCAGCGCGGGCTGCTCACGCTCGGCTGTGGCCACAGTACGGTTCGACTCCTGCCGCCGCTCGACGTGACCGAGCGCGAGATCGAACTCGGGGTCTCGCTGTTTCGCGACGCGATCGAATCGGTGCGGTAA
- a CDS encoding adenosylcobalamin-dependent ribonucleoside-diphosphate reductase, producing MSRADSDAESVTLPVKRTDGESLEERLTTNAYQNILPARYLQKDAEGELVETQEDLFVRVAKNIALAEAVFEGERRDVSVTVSPDQLKPDHPRRDELAAAVFGAGTTADDSAETELTVYNVNKFTYDTIVPELPAEIREHVEAKAAEFRDLMEDLSFIPNSPTLMNAGDELQQLSACFVDSPGDDISDIHQTAKEAAEVFQSGGGMGYAFWQLRPYGDSVGSTGGIASGPITFMRTFDQMCETIAQGGARRGAQMGVMRVSHPDVIEFIHAKNKDVSLAHTLRLNDPDDYTYTTFSEALEEARELIDEDGRVPKHLRNAVEGHLSNFNISVGVTDDFMEALEAGEEFTFENPRTGEPHIATAETKEMYERYGLGEHVEVGEEFSIPAEAIWDRIVDGAYENGEPGVIYLERVNKEHSFDVEAHPDHRILATNPCGEQPLEEYEACNLGHINLSTLAAEGAPDWRVWHADHIEEYDSFEGAVEAYLDEAIDTAEFERRIELGTRFLENVVTMSDFPVPEIEQKVREMRKIGLGVMGLAQLYIQLGVRYGSEEGNEIASQLMTRINHGSKRTSHELAGERGSFEDWADSKYANPTEYAEWFEHHTGEDASDWDEGFPMRNHNTTTIAPTGTTSMVGNTTGGCEPIYNVAYYKNVSDDVQGDEMLVEFDDYFLRTLEANDIDVEEVKREAQEQMGSNEFDGVEGLSTVPNAIGELFVVTGDLAGKDHAAVQCACQTGVDSAISKTCNFPNDASREDMADVFRFIYDNGGKGVTVYRDGTRSKQVLTTRAENAEFADEEEAAEALVEQITEVFGGIDEFLTHEEVRAVVADDFDFTPESGQYAQKRTRPDVLHGVTQRIDTGYGKLYVNINEDSEGRPFELFANIGNSGGFTASFTEALAKTISTALRSGVDPEEIASELQGIRSPKVAWDKGQQVNSIPDAIGTAMRRYLDGDIERAYPKQQNLTELEEEELTRETPDAPETDGGAAVESGASEGAHQDLIDAGESPECPDCGSMTLYYSEGCKTCESCGWSEC from the coding sequence GTGAGCCGCGCGGACTCCGACGCGGAATCGGTCACCCTCCCGGTCAAGCGCACCGACGGAGAGAGTTTAGAAGAGCGCCTGACCACGAACGCCTACCAGAACATCCTTCCCGCACGGTATCTCCAGAAGGACGCCGAGGGCGAACTCGTCGAAACCCAGGAGGACCTCTTCGTCCGCGTCGCGAAGAACATCGCGCTCGCGGAGGCGGTCTTTGAGGGCGAGCGCCGGGACGTCTCCGTCACCGTCTCGCCGGACCAGCTCAAGCCCGACCACCCACGCCGCGACGAGCTCGCGGCGGCAGTCTTCGGGGCGGGTACCACTGCCGACGACAGTGCCGAAACCGAACTCACCGTCTATAACGTCAACAAGTTCACCTACGACACGATCGTCCCCGAGCTTCCCGCCGAGATCCGCGAGCATGTCGAGGCGAAAGCGGCGGAGTTCCGGGATCTAATGGAGGACCTCTCGTTCATCCCGAACTCACCGACCCTGATGAACGCGGGCGACGAGCTCCAGCAACTCTCTGCGTGTTTCGTCGACTCTCCCGGCGACGACATCTCCGACATCCACCAGACCGCAAAGGAGGCCGCCGAGGTCTTCCAGTCGGGCGGTGGCATGGGCTATGCGTTCTGGCAGCTCCGACCGTATGGCGATTCGGTGGGAAGTACGGGCGGGATCGCGAGCGGTCCGATCACGTTCATGCGCACGTTCGACCAGATGTGCGAGACGATCGCCCAGGGTGGCGCCCGGCGCGGCGCTCAGATGGGCGTCATGCGCGTTTCGCACCCGGACGTCATCGAATTCATCCACGCGAAGAACAAGGACGTCTCGCTGGCCCACACGCTGCGGCTCAACGACCCCGACGACTACACCTACACCACCTTCTCCGAAGCGCTCGAAGAAGCCCGTGAGTTGATCGACGAGGATGGACGGGTTCCCAAACACCTCAGAAACGCCGTCGAGGGACACCTCTCGAACTTCAACATTAGCGTCGGCGTCACGGATGACTTCATGGAGGCGCTCGAGGCCGGCGAGGAGTTCACCTTCGAGAATCCACGCACGGGGGAGCCCCACATCGCGACCGCCGAGACCAAGGAGATGTACGAGCGCTACGGCCTGGGCGAGCACGTCGAGGTCGGCGAGGAGTTCTCGATCCCCGCCGAGGCGATCTGGGATCGCATCGTCGACGGTGCCTACGAGAACGGCGAACCCGGCGTGATCTACCTCGAACGGGTGAACAAGGAACACTCCTTCGACGTCGAGGCCCACCCCGACCACCGCATTCTCGCGACGAACCCCTGTGGCGAACAGCCCTTAGAGGAGTACGAGGCCTGCAACCTGGGCCACATCAACCTCTCGACGCTCGCAGCCGAGGGAGCCCCCGACTGGCGGGTCTGGCACGCCGACCACATCGAGGAGTACGACTCCTTCGAGGGCGCAGTCGAGGCCTATCTCGACGAGGCGATCGACACCGCCGAGTTCGAGCGCCGCATCGAACTCGGGACCCGATTCCTCGAGAACGTCGTCACGATGTCGGACTTCCCCGTCCCCGAGATCGAGCAGAAAGTCAGAGAGATGCGAAAGATCGGGCTCGGAGTCATGGGACTGGCCCAGCTGTACATCCAGCTCGGCGTTCGTTACGGCAGCGAGGAAGGAAACGAGATCGCGAGCCAGCTGATGACTCGCATCAACCACGGCTCGAAACGGACCAGCCACGAACTCGCCGGCGAGCGCGGGAGCTTCGAGGACTGGGCCGACTCGAAGTACGCGAACCCCACCGAGTACGCCGAGTGGTTCGAACACCACACTGGCGAGGACGCAAGCGACTGGGATGAAGGCTTCCCGATGCGCAACCACAACACGACGACGATCGCGCCCACCGGCACGACCTCGATGGTCGGCAACACGACGGGGGGATGTGAGCCCATCTACAACGTCGCCTACTACAAGAACGTGAGCGACGACGTCCAGGGCGACGAGATGCTCGTCGAGTTCGACGACTACTTCCTGCGCACTCTGGAGGCCAACGACATCGACGTCGAGGAAGTCAAACGTGAGGCCCAAGAACAGATGGGGAGCAACGAGTTCGATGGCGTCGAGGGGCTTTCCACTGTCCCGAACGCCATCGGCGAGCTGTTCGTCGTCACGGGTGATCTGGCCGGTAAGGACCACGCCGCCGTCCAGTGTGCCTGCCAGACGGGCGTCGATTCGGCCATCTCGAAGACCTGCAACTTCCCGAACGACGCCTCGCGCGAGGACATGGCGGATGTCTTCAGGTTCATCTACGACAACGGCGGCAAGGGCGTCACCGTCTATCGGGACGGTACCCGATCGAAGCAGGTGCTGACTACCCGCGCCGAGAACGCCGAGTTCGCCGACGAGGAGGAAGCCGCCGAGGCGCTCGTCGAACAGATCACCGAGGTGTTCGGCGGGATCGACGAGTTCCTCACTCACGAGGAGGTCCGCGCGGTCGTCGCCGACGACTTCGACTTCACGCCCGAGTCGGGTCAGTACGCCCAAAAGCGCACCCGACCCGACGTGCTCCACGGCGTGACCCAGCGCATCGACACGGGCTACGGCAAGCTCTACGTCAACATCAACGAGGACAGCGAGGGCCGCCCGTTCGAGCTCTTCGCGAACATCGGTAATTCGGGAGGGTTCACCGCGAGCTTCACCGAGGCGCTCGCGAAAACCATCTCGACCGCCCTGCGCTCGGGCGTCGATCCCGAGGAGATCGCGAGCGAACTCCAGGGGATCCGCTCGCCGAAGGTCGCCTGGGACAAGGGCCAGCAGGTCAACTCCATCCCCGACGCGATCGGTACGGCGATGCGGCGCTATCTCGACGGTGATATCGAGCGCGCGTACCCCAAACAGCAGAACCTCACCGAACTCGAGGAGGAGGAACTGACCCGCGAAACGCCCGATGCCCCCGAAACGGACGGTGGGGCGGCGGTCGAGTCGGGCGCTTCGGAGGGCGCCCATCAGGACCTCATCGACGCGGGCGAGAGCCCCGAGTGTCCCGATTGTGGCTCGATGACGCTGTACTACTCGGAGGGCTGTAAGACCTGCGAGTCATGTGGCTGGTCGGAGTGCTGA
- the trpG gene encoding anthranilate synthase component II, producing the protein MSLARTRRVLFVDNFDSFTYNLVEYVSEQGAETEVLRNTASLAEIRSVEPDAIVISPGPGHPKNDRDVGVTLDVLRELSPEIPTLGVCLGLEAAVYAYGGSVGRAPEPIHGKAFPVDHDGRGVFSGLEQGFRAGRYHSLIATEIPDCFEVTATTDHAGEQLVMGVRHREYPIECVQFHPESVLTGTGHDVIENFLHQREH; encoded by the coding sequence GTGAGCCTCGCCCGCACTCGGCGCGTGCTGTTCGTCGACAACTTCGACTCCTTCACCTACAACCTCGTCGAGTACGTCTCCGAACAGGGCGCCGAGACCGAGGTTCTTCGTAACACCGCCTCGCTTGCGGAGATTCGTTCTGTAGAGCCGGATGCGATCGTGATCTCGCCGGGACCGGGCCACCCGAAGAACGATCGGGACGTCGGCGTCACCCTCGACGTGCTCCGTGAGCTGAGCCCCGAGATCCCGACCCTCGGGGTGTGTCTCGGCCTCGAAGCCGCCGTCTACGCCTACGGCGGGAGCGTCGGACGCGCGCCCGAGCCGATCCACGGGAAGGCCTTCCCCGTCGACCACGACGGCCGGGGAGTGTTCTCAGGACTCGAACAGGGCTTTCGGGCCGGGCGGTATCACTCGCTGATCGCGACCGAAATCCCCGACTGTTTCGAGGTGACCGCGACGACCGACCACGCGGGCGAGCAGCTGGTGATGGGCGTGCGCCACCGCGAGTACCCCATCGAGTGCGTTCAGTTTCACCCCGAGAGCGTGCTCACGGGCACGGGCCACGACGTGATCGAGAACTTCCTACACCAGCGCGAACACTGA